The nucleotide sequence actagtggcttctctcaagatagcataagtgttacggtgggtgaacaaattactatcgagcaattgatagaaaagcgcatagttatgagattatctaggcatgatcatgtctataggcatcacgtccgtgacaggtagaccgactcctgcctgcatctactactattacttcaccaGCGTTGCTACACACACGACAGTGTCAAGCCGATTTGTGCACGATCCTACTGATCTAACCACACATGCATGGGACGAAATGCAGCAGAACCGCTGGATGAGGCATCGTCCATGAATCGACCAATGAGTATCGGCTGCATAGTACTTTCGTTActtcacacatcaaccgctatccggcatgcatctagagtattaagttcataaagaacatagtaacacattaagaaagatgacatgatgtagagggataaactcatgaaatatgatataaatcccatctttttatcctcgatggcaacaatacaatacgtgacttgctgcccctgctgtcactgggaaaggacaccgcaagattgaacccaaagctaagcacttctcccattgcaagaaatatcaatctagtaggccaaaccagactgataattcgaagagacttgcaaatataacttaatcacacataaaagaattcagaggagattcaaaaatttctcatagataaacttgatcataaacccacaattcatcggatctcgacaaacacaccgcaaaaagagttacatcgaatagatctccaagaagatcgaggagaactttgtattgagattcaaagagaaagaagaagtcatctagctaataattatggacccgaatgtctgtggtaaactactcacaactcatcggaagggccttagagatgatgtagaggcccttcccctccggtggagcaccgacgaaggctccaagatgggatctcgcggatacagaaggttgcgatggtggaattaggttttcgtggtctgttctgatgttcttggggtacgtgagtatatataggaggaagaagtaggtcggtggacgctcgaggggcccacaagggtggggggcgcacccacttgtagggggcgcgtcgggcaccctcgtggttACCTCGGTTGTTgcgtgacttccactccaagtctccaggtttgcatttgttccaaaaagatcgctcccgaaggtttcattatgtttggactctgtttgatattcctttttttcaaaacactgaaataggcaaaaaaacagcaattcaggccgggcctccggttagtaggtcagtcccaaaaatgatataaaagtgtaaagtaaagcccataaacatccaaaacgggtaatataatagcatggaacaataaaaaattatagatacattggagacgtatcagccggcatCGACGACGAAGCTCGGTTCCGCCGCGTAGATCGCGTTGGAGCCGATGTGAATTCTCATCGCACCGCGATGATTTGCCGCTCGAACCTGTATGGGCCACCAATGTCGGTGCTAAATCTAGCATAACTCAAGGTTGGGGTCCTAAGCTAgatgtcttggagcgatggtaacatggacacacgattttatccaggttcgggctctctcgaagataTAATACCCCACGTCTTGCTTTTCATTGTATTGATATGGGGTACAGTACAGAATACATGTATCTACCACGGGGttgttctaatgaatatgagattcgagcaaaccaacctgtggttggatggttagagggacagtgttatcccagcccaccagggttcaagtcctggtgctcgcattattcctggatttatttcaggattttcggtgatacactttcagtgggaggagatgttacCGTCGATGACGTGACGCCTATggcgacttcgtaaatctcaagatgatatgccggcttagtctattgaaggtgctcatagggggcagggtgtgtgtgcgcgcattcatgcgtctgtaccgtgttaaaaaagaaTATGAGATTCaatgatctattgactagcctagcctcggcttatataatgtaccgaaGGCCTAGGATTTAGAGGAGTCCTAGTCGGCCACGTCGGTGGAGAGGACTCATTGTctttgatcaccaagtcttgtggaattttTCTCGTATATGTCATGGGCTGTCTGAAGTGGTCCATTAGCTAACCGTCATGGGGTCCTAGGCCCGACCCACCTTGTCGGGAGACAACATGGCGagtccccctaatccaggacaccgtcagataTGTCAGCAGATATCAACTTATCCAAGTTAAGTTTCTTACAAAGAGAAAAAGGAATAATACCAACACATGCACCTAAAACGCATAAAGCAAGCTTCACATAGCTATTTTAAAGGTTAAAAGTGCATGTAATCCCCTTGGCTGATTTTGGTAACTAATGCCAACATATCTCAAAGAACTAATGCTTTATCTTAGTTATCTCGGGAAAGTTCCTTGCGTGTGCAGCAAAAAGGAATGAAGGTGCCCCCTACAAATTTACATGTGGACAAGTGTTGGCCAAGCCCAAGGATTCTCTTTTCGTTTTAGTGACCcgatatcacattgagtccataagcattgccaatactatcaaaaggggACGAGGATGGTGTGATGAGTTTCTTTATCCACGTGCTTAAGGATCAAACTCCAATGCTCTCAAAAGCCTCCACAATTTCTCCACTATATCTACCTTAGTTCCATACTTCACAGTTGTCGAGCTTTTGCAAATGGAACCGCCAGGTACTTCAGAGTTGCCCTTGTTGTTTGGCCTTCCGTTCTCATTCTCTCGTTACAAATAAGCAATATGGGCATGCACTCCCATACTCTCTCTCATATGAACAAACTCAATGGTTGTGACCTAGTAAGGCTTGTGGCTGGTTATAACATTAGGAGGAGAGTTTCGAAAGCGGGTATGTCCTTGACGCCTCACGAGCCAAGTACTTCTCTCACCTCTCCTAACACAAGGGTTGTGTGTGCTCCACCAAACGTTCATGTGTCCACTTTGTCGGTGTACACCAACTTTCGCTATAGGCCCCCCTATACACCCCTAGCCCCCCATATACACACCCATGCTAAATTTGATTTGTTTGCTAACGACCCAATACCCCTTATTGTATTATTTCCACAACAACACAATTAATCTAAACTTTTTCAGAAGCTTGAACGCAATAAACACCTACAATATATGGGTTCAACGGGAATAGAAGAATCCGTTGAAATTGTCAATTCACCTCTGATGTATTTGCTAGCTCGCTATTTTCAGTCAAAATGACATGTTTACTCCATACCATCCTTGAATACAACATTTAATATAAAGAATATGCCAATTCGAATTTCAATCATAATGGAAGCCCAATTGGCCCACAAGAGGAGCGCGCGAAAAAGGGAATTGGCGCCTTGGCGCGacgagttgggggggggggggacacacaCAGGCAACAAGGTGCGCGGGAAGCAAAGCGCGCGAAACAGGAACAAGCCGCCAAACTGGAAAATGCACCTGGCAGAATTCAAACCGCGCGCGGCCCCTCACCGCGCGCATCCGCTCGCGCACCGTGAAGCGAAATCCTATGAGATTTAAAAACCCGGCACAAGGACTGCAAGTCGCAAACTGGGAAACCAAACGCCCGTGTACGCCTTTCGCTGGTGGCAGAAACCAAATTTCAAGCCTGGGCGCTCCATTTCAAATTTCGAACTCGGAAGCCAACCAAACCAAACCATTCCAAAAAGAGGCAGACCCCACACAGTCCACACCAGCCGCTCTATTACTTTCCATTTCGAAATCTACCAGCCGCTCCCAGCTCACCACGTGACATAAACAACTTCCTTCCCAGACCCCCGGTCCTTACAGACCTGGTACATGTTTCACTGACAGGTGGGCGAGGACACCACACTGGCCCACCTGTCGGTGGGACTCCAGGTGGGAAGGGCGGGTCCTGTCCGTTCGGACACGACCCCGAAAAATTTCAAACCAGCGGTAACCCACCGTTTCGATCCCGCCCGCGCACCGCCCCGGTCTCTCTGGCGCGTGGGGCCCGCGCGTCAGGCCTTCACCTCGGGCAGCCTCATCTTTTAACGCCCGTCTAATTCTCTCCGACCGTCTCattctctctccccctcccctccctcgtGTGCCACCCCAAATCTCCGAGCCGAGCTCCCAAACCCTAGcctccggcgccggcgatggcCCTCGTCGCGTCGGCGTGAGACGGGATCTGTTGCGCGCGGCGGCGGGGAGTTGCGGCGGGAGGGAGTCGGGCTGGCGGGGATGGAGGCGAGGCGGATCTCGGCCACCCCACGGCCGTGCAACGGCCGGCGCGTGGTGGCGAGGAAGAGGCCGAGGCAGGAGGCGGTCATCAGCAGCGTCAGGAAGCTGCAGCGCCGGGAGATCAGCTCCCGCCGGGAACGCTCCTTCGCCATGAACTCCGCGAAGGAGCGCTTCCGCAACATACAGCTGCAGGTTCGTTTTCCCTGCTCGCCCCCCGGTCCCGTGTCCAACTTTCTTTAACCTTTCGTTCGCGTGCATCTGCGGAGAGGTTATGTTTGCTTCGTGTGGGGGAATCGCGTCCCTCGGATGTTCTGGACCTCACAATTATAGCCGGGACTAAAGTAGCCGATTCGTGGACGGGGTGTGGGGGTTAGGTTTGGTAGGCAGGGAAAAGTGAGATCTTGTTAGGTTTCGGTGAACTGTCGGTGGTATTTGGGATCCTAGTGTGCTGGTGAAGGCTTCGCCACGCTTCATTTGCTTGATGTAATGGAGAGTTTGTGCATAGGCGCTTAAACAGTAATGAGGATTTGTGGTAGTCGCCGGTCTGTAGTCCAATTTCTTGTTCTTTTTGATGAGGATCCGGTCTGTAGTCCAGTTGAGCAGATGTGTGCCAGATGGGCTGTCCTGTGCATCTTGCACCATTCTGTCTGGCCTGTCCTGCAACTTCTGATGAAATTTTAGGCATTGTTGATGGATATGTAATCATATTAGTATTTACTTCCTTTCTCATGAATGTGCAAGACCCATGATATTTGTATTCCTGTCAATTTGTGAATTGCTGCAATCAGCAAAGAAGATGACAGTTGTTACTTATCTGTCGCATATGGCCTTTGAGTTAAGCTGTTTGTTCATTTTATTTAATCATTGTTTGATTCCAAGTTGGGGCTATGAATGCTGGGAATCAGTTGCCTGTCTATTAGTACATGAGTGTTGCTGATGGGTGTATTTGTCCTGGACTTCTGGTTATTCACTGCTTTGGTCACATTACAGTGCTCAGATAACTGATCTATTGCTGTTCTTCCTGCACTGAACAAAGGGCATGAGGGCACCTTGTTTTCAACAAAACCAAGACATCAGAACTTGGGGTGCTCCACAACCTACTTTGTGGCCAGAAGTCACACCTATTAGAACTGTTAACCTTGGGAGTTTTTTTCTCATATCCCTTGTCTGCTGAAATAATTGGTTTTACTCCCCTCCTGTTTTTTTAGTATCATTGTTTGTTCTTGCCTCTAACAGTGCCCATTTGCTATCATTTTAGGAGGAGTTTGACACTCATGATCCTAAGGAGAACAATGTGCTACTACCTTACATTAGGAAGAGGTCAAAAATTATTGAGATAGTTGCAGCACGTGATATAGTTTTTGCTTTATCACAATCAGGAGTATGTGCTGCTTTTAGTAGAGGTATGCTTGTTTTCTTGCCGTGCGCCCATGCTTCATATGGTGATACTGAGATGCTCTTCTTACATTTCCAGTGACAAATAAGAGAATATGCTTTCTAAATGGGAGTCCAGATGAAGTTGTTCGTAGTTTATTCTACAACAAGAACAATGATTCCCTCATTACTGTGTCAGTATATGGTTCTGAAAATTTTAGTGCCTTGCGATGCAAGACAACTCGAATAGAGTAAGCTATCAGTCCTTGTCTTTCAACAGTGAATATCTGTTTCTTTCATCTTGATTAAGACCCCTTTCAACTGTTTCAAGGTATATACGTCGTGGAACACCAGATGCTGGTTTCCCTCTTTTTGAGACAGAGTCCTTGAAATGGCCTGGATTCGTTGAGTTTGATGATGTCAATGGAAAGGTTTTAACTTATTCTGCTCAAGACAGGTACTTTAACTTATGTAATGACTTGTTTTTGAAAATGGATGAATTTTAACTTCTGCAATGGTGGTATGCACTTTCTGGAACTGTGCTGATTGTATCCCATTCTGCAAACAGCACTTACAAGGTTTTTGACTTGAAAAACTACACCCTACTGTATTCCATATCTGACAAGAATGTTCAAGAAATAAAGATCAGGTAACTGTATTCTCACTTCTCCTTGTCACTTTGCTGTTCAACAAATTCTTCTGTTATCGTTGGAATGCCTCTTCTCTTACTTGCAACAAAACTGAGAAAAATGTTCGTTTCAATAGGCAAAACTGATTAAAGCTAGAAATTATTCATCCAATGCACATACAAAGGGCAGCAGTAATCTTATATCGCTGGTGTTGTCAATTTGTTGTGCATCCTAGTTGAACCTGATTTATGTACTTCAAGCTTAAAATGATTGATTTGTTTCAGTAGGAATGCATGTTTATATATTTGTCTAATACCTGTTAACTTGTGACAGTCCTGGTATAATGCTTTTGATTTATACAAGAACAAGCAGCTCCATTCCTCTGAAGATTCTTAATATTGAGGATGGcacagttttgaaattcttcaaccACCTCCTCCATCGAAATAAGAAGGTGGATTTCATTGAACAGTTTAATGAAAAGCTCTTGGTCAAGCAGGATGGAGAGAATCTTCAAATACTTGATGTAAGTATTTTCCTTGAGTGCTTAGGGAAATCAATAAAAAATGACTGTTGTTTCTTGCTTATTCTTTATCTCATTTTGTTGCAGGTACGGAACTTCCAGTTGACTGAAGTGAGCAGTACTGAGTTCATGACTCCATCTGCCTTTATCTTTCTGTATGAACTCCAGTTGTTTTTGACATTCCGGAATCGATCTGTAGCAGTTTGGAATTTCCGAGGTGAACTAGTAACATCATTTGAGGATCACCTGCTGTGGCACCCTGACTGCAATACCAATAACATATACATAACCAGTGATCAAGATCTTATTATTTCTTACTGCAAGGCTGATTCCACTGATTCATCTTCAGAAGAAAATGGTAAGATTTGGTTTCCTTTGCTGTTTGTTGTAGGCTAAATTGTGTAATTGTTATACATTTGGATCACTGTGTGTTGCGTCTTGCTAGTTATCATTGTTTTGGTTTCCTTTGACATTCTTTGGTTCTGCATTCATGCTCCATACACTTCTGGCACTGAGCAAATTTAATTAAACATGCTGTTGCATCATATCATACTTGGCCCTCCTTTAATGAATGGTACCCGTGGCCAGTTAGGCATCCATAGTGACATCTTTCCACCAGTCAGCAGATAACGGGACTTACCTTATGGTCGTGGATAACATGACTCATCTCATGTTTGCTCATGTGCAGCTGGCTCTATAAACATCAGCAACATACTGACAGGGAAATGCTTGGCTAAAATAAAGGCTGGCAATTTCAACGAGCAAAAGAAGACATGGAAGTTCCAGAATACAATCACTGAGGCTCTTGAGGACATCACAGCTCTGTACTACGATGAAGAGCGTGATGAGATCTACACTGGCAACTGCCATGGCCTTGTTCATGTGTGGGCGAACTGAGAGCAGAGAAAGCAAATTTCAGGGACAAACAAGGTGTTCGTTTGCAGGCGGACCAATTTAACAACCAAGCCTCAGGTGGTGCTGGCCGCGAAGAGGTCTTGGGTCTCCAGCCGTTAGCAATTTGTTGGTGTGGATTATTGCGGTGTCGAGCTGCTCTTTACCGACAGAAGATTTGTTGTAGAGTTAGTGCTTGTCATGTGCTTTACCATAGCCTGTAGTAGCCTTGGAGATGTCTTGAGGCGAGCTCTTAAACTGTACCTCATGTAATGTGCCTTCCTGGTAGTTAACTCTGCTACCTGAAATAGTGATACCTCATTCTGTCTGTCATGTGTCTGGTTGTTGTTGAGTTTGGGATCTTGTAAACATAAACAATTGGAATATGTGGCATAGAAAACGCCTTCTACTCTGAAGAGAGATGGTTGACGGCAAAAACAACATTTCTTTTGAGGAACACATGGTTACTTTATTGCTCAATGATAAGGGATACAATTGTAGCATCTGATGGTTGTAGCGACCATGGTCTAGAGATAACACAGTCTTTGCAAAATTATGCGCCTCATGATTTGATGTTCTTCCCTCATGTATGAGACAAACTGAAACAAAAGATTGTGCATGCTGTTTGATCTCCAGCAAAACTGAGCTGTATGTAACATGCTTCCTTCGTTGATAGTTGACGGCAAAAAAACACTTAAGAAGTGCCAAGACCATGCGGTGTAGGTGCCAGATGTCCAGGCCTGAATGTGGGAGCCTTTTAAGACAAATTTTGGCATATTTGTCTCACGATTGCCTGTTTGAAAATTTCTGACCACTAGCTTCATCTCACTTTTGTGTTTTATGTTTTCTATTTCAACAACCGTAGACGAGTAGATTTGCATATAATATTCTTTGACCACTAGCTTCATCTcatttttatgttttatgttttctgTTTCAACAATCGTAGATGAGTAGATTTACATCTTCCTATTAGACTGTACAAATGCTACCTAGCTTTGCATGTGGTTTGTTTTATTCACTCCTTACTCTCGTTTACCTGGTCCCTTCTAATCTATACAACTGTGCTTTCGAGACAAATGTGGTGATCATCCTGGCCGTGCTCTTCCTCGTGCTGCTTGCTTCCTCTCAACTAGGAAGGTGTTGGGCCGCAAGTGCAAGGGTTTCTAGCAAGCATTTCCCCCCTCAAAGTGGATGACCTTAAGttttatcgaactagtaggagttTGTCATGCAACCAATTATAAATATATGCACACAAAAAATACAAAACAGCCTTAGCCCCCAATGAAACTAGTAAGATTGCCCTTCTTATTAGCCTTGCTATTTACAAGGATTAAACACGAGTATGTATGGAAGATTGTATttgcaaagaaaagaaataaaagcaaataaTTGTAAAGAACGTTTGATCGAGGTTAAAAGCAATGGAAGAAGAACGGATTGGcatccataggttcactagtggatTTTCTCCAAAAGAAATAGCAAGGTGTGATGAATAAATTACAGCTGCATATCGATTAAATCGCAATTTTTGTGAGTATGAGTATATATGGCGCAATTGCCTATGAACATCACATCCAAACATCTATATACCATTATCCAATTGCATCTATAGCTAATTCTTCACCCaagatcgctatccagcatgcatttcaAAGTATTAAGTAAAGACATAGAGTATTGCATGAAGTAGATGGTATATTGTCTTGACCCTGCGTTCAAAGGACAACTACACAATCGTCTTTTTATCCCTagtggtaacaatacaatacaagCCTTCTCCACTTTCTGTCACTACGGTAGATTatttgcaagattgaacccaactaACATACACAACTCCCTCTTGGAGATCATCCatcaaacttggccaaagaaagACAAATACACCAGAGAGCATATACGTATAAGAATTGCGCAACAAATAGACCAAATTTATCTCAAAGAATTCATGGATAGTTCTGATCGTAAAGTGACAATTTATCacaccacaacaaatacaccaacaGATTACATCAGATGTATCACAATCATGTAGGGAAGATCATGTGATCTTTGTAATGAGAAGCAAGGTAAAGAAAAACATCTAGGCACTAAGTTGATACCTTAGTCCATAAAAATGTTAAAAGATGGTGCCAAAACTTTACCAAAGTGATATAAacataacatggaacaataaaaaattacagatacttTTGAGacatatagcatccccaagcataatccCTACTCGTCCTCGAGAAGGTAGATGACAACAATATATTTTTTGATTGTAAATGCTACTAACATGAATCATGATCAATCTAATGTAATGTAGGTACTATTTTAAAGAATAGCGATGCAATGCAATCATCTATAGTTGATAAAAAGCAAGTAGAATCAAAAAGTCCAAGTAAGATACCTCTTGCTTTCATATCAAGTTCACCAATGCCTTTAGGTTTACAGAGTGTCATATCATGAAAGCAGAATATGCAAGTCTTCCTTGTATCAAAAACAATTTTGTCATAAACCGGCTAGAGTGTCATTCAAGCACATCAACTACATAACCTCCTATTTCAACCAATCAACACTTATGCAATACTTGAGTGCGAGACTTGATCTTTGCACTTAAATGGAAAACGGAGAATAATGATGGAGATTTATAAGAAGTAAAAAAGTGAAAGACAGTCTTGCATCAACGCGACTGATCATTAGGCAATGGGGAGTATGTCAATTTTAATACAAGGAGTACGGActgtcatgcaacagatgcactagagctatgaatataTGAAACTTGTCCAAATGAATTAATGGAGTCTGCATCCAGCTTTGCTTGTTCATGaatgaaagggctagttatcgactagaggggggggggggtgaataggcgatttttatgaaagtcttcaaaacatgggagtttcaaagacaaacaatagaaacgacACTATTcttatgcagcggaaggtagactacaacagacaagccatagtcaagtattaaatgaagtgaaagcacgatgactattagcagctaggtagtaaagatcaggatgaaagatagtatgaagccaatcaagacaagagtcacacagtgaagtcaaacggataatgcaagcaggcaatgacttcacgaagacaaactataagtaaagagaagcgagagatagaaccagtagcttcaggaggacaggggtttgttcgaccagttccagttgctgtgacaactgtacgtctggttagggaggctgagatttaactcagaagaccgtgtcttcaccttattccccttgagctaaggactctcagtccccgcccaatcactctggtaagtcttcaaggtagactcccaaaccttcacagacttcgttcaccggcaatccacaatgactcttggatgctcagaacgtgacgcctaaccggctggaggattcacagtcctcaagtgaaataagtcttcagatcacgcggacagaaagacttcagtgatgccaaacactctttgggctctgggtggtttgggctttgtccttgcaaggattctctcccaaaagcttcggaggtgggttgctttCAAACGATAAAAGCCGTGTACTacctctaagcagccaccaatttatggtgtagggggtgggctatttatagccactgggcaacccgacctgatttgtcctaaatgaccctgggtcactaaggaactgacatgtgtctcaacggtcagatttcaaacacacgcgacagcttgacttgggatacaagtaaagctgactcattcgactctggataagatttgctctcattgtcttcgctcaaagacataggatttggttgagcatcacttcagtcactctgactttgttcacttggaccccacttaacagtacggtggttcctatgactcaacaaagaagaaaaggaaacaacggcactaccaagtcttcgcgctccatagtcttcatgcaatgtcttcccATGTCATAGTCTTCCATGTGAATAGCTTCACAgatcaccattgtcttcaatgtcttcacacatttttagggg is from Triticum aestivum cultivar Chinese Spring chromosome 1B, IWGSC CS RefSeq v2.1, whole genome shotgun sequence and encodes:
- the LOC123137219 gene encoding uncharacterized protein, which gives rise to MEARRISATPRPCNGRRVVARKRPRQEAVISSVRKLQRREISSRRERSFAMNSAKERFRNIQLQEEFDTHDPKENNVLLPYIRKRSKIIEIVAARDIVFALSQSGVCAAFSRVTNKRICFLNGSPDEVVRSLFYNKNNDSLITVSVYGSENFSALRCKTTRIEYIRRGTPDAGFPLFETESLKWPGFVEFDDVNGKVLTYSAQDSTYKVFDLKNYTLLYSISDKNVQEIKISPGIMLLIYTRTSSSIPLKILNIEDGTVLKFFNHLLHRNKKVDFIEQFNEKLLVKQDGENLQILDVRNFQLTEVSSTEFMTPSAFIFLYELQLFLTFRNRSVAVWNFRGELVTSFEDHLLWHPDCNTNNIYITSDQDLIISYCKADSTDSSSEENAGSINISNILTGKCLAKIKAGNFNEQKKTWKFQNTITEALEDITALYYDEERDEIYTGNCHGLVHVWAN